The following coding sequences lie in one Clupea harengus chromosome 23, Ch_v2.0.2, whole genome shotgun sequence genomic window:
- the LOC105891226 gene encoding glucose-6-phosphatase catalytic subunit 1: MTTLVDAMHGYGVHTTEYLQTNYKDAQGLFLWVSFAVDLRNTFFVFFPLWFHLRESVGIKLIWVAVIGDWLNLVFKWILFGERPYWWVHETSYFSADTKPHIEQYPMTCETGPGSPSGHAMGAAGVYYAMVTSILAFMLNKKRKRSSTKGMYLRGALWTFFWAVQVCVCLSRVFIAAHFPHQVVAGVFTGIAVAEAFNRVQWIYSASLKKYFGITLFLTSFAVGFYLLLRALGVDLLWTLEKAQHWCVNPAWVHMDSTPFAGLMRNMGTFFGLGLGLHSPLYTEAKKNSGTTYRAGCIIASLLLLHLFDSIKPPTHTAALYYLLSFCKSATVPLATVSIIPYCVSGLMSMQSKKQL, translated from the exons ATGACGACCCTCGTGGATGCCATGCATGGCTATGGGGTGCACACCACCGAGTACCTGCAGACCAACTACAAGGACGCCCAGGGATTGTTCCTGTGGGTGTCCTTCGCCGTGGACCTGAGGAACAccttcttcgtcttcttccctctctggtTCCACCTCAGAGAGTCCGTCGGCATCAAACTCATCTGGGTAGCTGTCATCGGAGATTGGCTTAACTTGGTCTTCAAATG GATTCTGTTTGGAGAGCGGCCGTACTGGTGGGTGCATGAGACGAGCTACTTCAGCGCCGACACAAAGCCACACATCGAGCAGTACCCCATGACCTGTGAGACCGGCCCAG GAAGTCCATCAGGTCATGCCATGGGAGCAGCTGGAGTCTACTACGCCATGGTCACCTCTATCCTCGCCTTCATGCTCaacaagaagaggaagagatcaTCCACCAAGGGCAT GTACCTGCGTGGGGCGCTGTGGACCTTCTTCTGGGCCGTGcaggtgtgcgtgtgcctcTCCAGGGTCTTCATCGCCGCTCACTTCCCTCACCAAGTCGTGGCTGGAGTCTTCACAG GCATTGCTGTGGCTGAGGCCTTTAACCGCGTGCAGTGGATCTACAGCGCCAGCCTGAAGAAGTACTTTGGCATCACACTTTTCCTCACCTCCTTCGCCGTGGGCTTCTACCTGCTGCTGAGGGCCCTGGGTGTGGACCTGCTGTGGACCCTGGAAAAGGCCCAGCACTGGTGTGTCAACCCTGCCTGGGTGCACATGGACAGCACGCCCTTCGCCGGCCTCATGCGCAACATGGGCACCTTTTTCGGCCTGGGTCTGGGCCTGCACTCGCCCCTCTACACCGAGGCCAAGAAGAACAGTGGCACCACCTACAGGGCCGGATGTATCATTGCatccctgctcctgctgcaTCTGTTTGACTCCATCAAGCCCCCAACCCACACAGCCGCCCTCTACTACCTGCTCTCCTTCTGCAAGAGCGCCACCGTTCCCCTGGCAACCGTCAGCATCATCCCTTACTGTGTCTCGGGGCTGATGAGCATGCAGAGCAAGAAGCAGCTCTAA